The following proteins are encoded in a genomic region of Galbibacter sp. BG1:
- the panB gene encoding 3-methyl-2-oxobutanoate hydroxymethyltransferase, whose translation MSVAKKEYKRVTVKSLIEMKQHGEKISMLTAYDFSMAKIVDGAGIDVILVGDSASNVMAGHETTLPITLDQMIYHASSVIRAINRALVVVDLPFGSYQSDPKEALRSAIRIMKESGAHAVKLEGGKEIKESIKRILHAGIPVMGHLGLTPQSIYKFGTYTVRAKEEEEAIKLKEDAKLLEKAGCFAIVLEKIPAKLAEEVAASVSIPVIGIGAGNGVDGQVLVLHDLLGMTHEFHPRFLRRYMNLYDEMTHAISQYVNDVKSSDFPNEEEQY comes from the coding sequence CAGTTGCAAAGAAAGAATATAAAAGAGTTACCGTTAAATCGCTCATTGAAATGAAACAACATGGTGAAAAAATTTCCATGCTAACGGCTTACGATTTTTCTATGGCTAAAATTGTTGACGGTGCGGGTATTGATGTAATTCTAGTAGGGGATTCTGCCAGCAATGTCATGGCCGGGCACGAAACTACGCTTCCCATTACCTTAGACCAAATGATTTATCATGCCTCTTCGGTGATAAGGGCTATCAATAGAGCTTTGGTGGTAGTGGATTTACCTTTTGGTAGCTATCAATCAGATCCCAAAGAAGCTTTGCGTTCTGCCATTCGAATAATGAAGGAAAGCGGTGCACATGCCGTAAAACTCGAAGGTGGAAAAGAAATAAAAGAATCCATAAAACGTATTCTTCACGCCGGAATTCCAGTTATGGGACATTTAGGACTTACCCCGCAGTCTATTTATAAATTTGGTACCTACACTGTTCGGGCTAAAGAGGAAGAAGAGGCTATTAAATTGAAAGAAGATGCCAAATTACTGGAAAAAGCGGGATGTTTTGCTATCGTTTTAGAGAAAATCCCAGCAAAACTGGCTGAAGAAGTAGCCGCATCGGTTTCCATTCCCGTAATTGGCATTGGTGCAGGAAATGGTGTTGACGGCCAAGTGTTGGTGCTACACGATTTATTGGGGATGACCCATGAATTTCATCCTCGGTTTCTGCGTCGCTATATGAACCTCTATGACGAAATGACCCATGCGATTTCCCAATATGTAAACGATGTAAAAAGTAGCGATTTCCCTAATGAAGAGGAACAGTATTAA
- a CDS encoding RluA family pseudouridine synthase, translating to MAEHSDKNNLQVLFEDNHIIVVNKRAGDIVQGDKTGDKPLSEVVKSYLKDKYNKPGNVYLGVVHRLDRPTTGIVLFAKTSKALPRLNKLFQQKDAKKTYWALVKNKPTNAADTLIHWMKRNAKQNKSYAHKNEVPDSKNAILHYRTIKTLDNFYLLEIDLETGRHHQIRSQLSSIGCPVKGDLKYGFDRSNKDASIHLHARQLTFTHPVKKEEISITAPLPNDSLWNACS from the coding sequence ATGGCTGAACATTCCGACAAAAATAATCTCCAAGTTTTATTTGAAGACAATCATATCATCGTGGTCAATAAACGTGCCGGGGATATTGTACAGGGTGATAAAACGGGAGATAAACCGCTCTCTGAAGTGGTTAAAAGCTATTTAAAAGATAAATACAACAAACCTGGCAACGTATATTTGGGAGTGGTCCACCGCTTGGATAGACCAACAACGGGCATTGTTTTATTCGCAAAGACTTCAAAAGCATTGCCCAGGCTTAACAAACTTTTTCAGCAAAAAGATGCAAAAAAAACCTATTGGGCCTTGGTAAAAAATAAACCTACAAATGCTGCAGATACCTTAATCCATTGGATGAAGAGAAATGCGAAACAAAATAAATCTTACGCGCATAAAAATGAAGTCCCCGATAGTAAAAATGCCATTCTTCATTATAGAACCATAAAAACACTGGATAATTTTTATTTATTGGAGATCGATTTGGAAACCGGGCGCCATCATCAAATCCGTTCCCAGCTCTCTTCCATTGGCTGCCCCGTAAAAGGGGATTTAAAATACGGTTTTGATAGAAGCAATAAAGATGCAAGCATTCATTTACATGCACGACAACTTACCTTTACCCACCCTGTTAAAAAGGAAGAAATTAGTATTACAGCCCCCTTACCCAATGATTCCCTTTGGAACGCATGCTCTTGA